The DNA segment GGAGCTGCCGATAATGACCCCCGAGGCCGAGATATACCTGAAGAGAATTCCAATAGCCCCGTTCAGGCCTGCGGGAACCCAGGAGCTGGCCGACGTTGTGGCAGACGCCATACTCCAGTCGGACGCCGTCATATTGGAGCGGCACGGTATAGTGACCGTCGGAAGAACACTGAGGGAGGCCTTCTACAAGGCCGAACTGGTGGAGGAGAGCGCGAAGCTGTGGTACCTGGGCAGAAAATAGTTCTCCTTTTTACTCATCAGAAACGCAGGGAAATGAGCGTAAAAAGAAAACGCTCACTTGACCTGCTCAAGGGCACCGAGGACCTCCCAGATGATCGTCCTCGTGTGCATCGGCATGTTCGGGTCCTCGCTTATTTCTTCCAGGATGGCTATGGCATCGGCCGCCCTGACGGCGGGCTCCTTGCTCTCGTCGAGGAGGGCCTCTATGGCCTGCTCGGCGGCACGCCTTATGTTCCTGGGAACAACGGTGTCCTGGACGACCTGCTCCTTGAGAACCTGCACGATCTGGCCGATGAGCTCGCTCATTCTATCACCCCCTTTTCTAAAGAATTGTTACTAAAATCTCCTCGGGTTATCTTAAGCTTTCCTAACTAAAAAACTTTTCGGTCAACGTCGAAACCAGGGGAGGGGAGGGCCAGAACTAAAACTCCACGCCCCTCCTCGCGAGGATGCCCTTCTGGTAGGGATGCTTATTTCCTTCATCTCCGTCACGTAGTCGGCCAGCTCAAAGAGCCCCTCCGGGCAGTAGCGGCC comes from the Thermococcus thioreducens genome and includes:
- a CDS encoding UPF0147 family protein, which gives rise to MSELIGQIVQVLKEQVVQDTVVPRNIRRAAEQAIEALLDESKEPAVRAADAIAILEEISEDPNMPMHTRTIIWEVLGALEQVK